In a genomic window of Candidatus Chazhemtobacterium aquaticus:
- the gyrA gene encoding DNA gyrase subunit A, whose translation MTQTEYGQIKTVGLVKEVEQAYVDYAMSVIVSRALPDVRDGLKPVHRRILYAMHDAGISHKSPYKKSARVVGEVLGKFHPHGDSSVYDAMVRLAQDFSMRYPLVDGQGNFGSIDGDPPAQMRYTEARLTKISQELLKDIEKETVPFADNFDASQQEPTVMPALLPNLLLMGADGIAVGMATKIPPHNLKEVAAAITSLIKKGKSPISQQTQKQLNNPETDDARLLIGDFESEATIDDLLEHIKGPDFPTGGEIFDINAIREVYTTGRGRIIIRAVAQIVEKKNHYAIQVTELPFQVNKANLIAKIADLVRKKKIDGISDIRDESDRRGLTIAIELKKDAVPKKVLNNLYKQTELQTSFPANFVALASDMHPRLMTLKQILNEYVQHRQLVIVRRSQYELRSARARAHILEGLLKALDHIDEIIQTIKKSPDSETAKTNLMDKFGFTEIQAQAILDMQLRKLAALERQKIQDEYDELMKRIDTLLKLITNTGNILNTIISELNELVTTYGDDRRTIVHKNAVDEFSDEDLIAKEETIVTLTKTGYIKRMPPATFRSQRRGGKGVAGMTKKEEDEMHLLLAASTHDHLLVFTNKGQVHLLRVWDVPEGSRTSKGQAVVNLININPEEKIQAILAVPEKIEDLGDQFFFFTTRSGLVKRTSIKQFKNIKSNGLIAISLKNNDELVWVKQTLGSDHILLVTKHGKSIRFPETDVRPTGRDTMGVRGITLHQDDYVLGMETFAPTFTPPQDKRRKYFRDLLIVTSHGIGKRTPLEEYPTQKRGGQGVKVATLNNKTGDIAGAMMVTQTAEYLIITTKEAQAIKLPIKNIPQLKRPTQGVILMRPKSGDAVAATTIIDQTTTE comes from the coding sequence ATCACCCAAACTGAGTATGGTCAGATCAAAACTGTTGGCTTAGTCAAAGAAGTTGAACAAGCGTACGTCGACTATGCCATGAGTGTTATCGTCTCCCGCGCCCTCCCAGATGTTCGAGATGGCCTAAAGCCAGTTCACCGCCGCATTCTTTATGCCATGCACGACGCTGGTATTTCTCACAAAAGTCCATACAAAAAATCTGCCCGCGTTGTCGGTGAGGTCTTAGGTAAGTTCCACCCCCATGGTGACTCCTCAGTTTACGATGCCATGGTTAGGCTCGCTCAAGACTTTTCCATGCGCTATCCATTAGTCGACGGTCAAGGAAACTTTGGCTCTATCGATGGTGACCCTCCAGCCCAGATGCGTTACACCGAGGCTCGTCTTACCAAAATCTCTCAAGAGTTACTTAAGGATATTGAAAAAGAAACTGTTCCCTTCGCCGACAACTTCGATGCCTCACAGCAAGAGCCCACTGTCATGCCAGCCTTACTTCCAAATCTTTTGCTAATGGGCGCTGATGGTATTGCCGTCGGCATGGCCACCAAGATTCCTCCCCATAACCTTAAAGAAGTGGCCGCTGCCATCACCTCCTTAATCAAAAAAGGCAAATCTCCCATCTCACAGCAAACCCAAAAACAACTTAACAACCCGGAAACTGATGATGCCCGCCTCTTGATTGGCGATTTCGAGTCCGAAGCCACTATCGACGATCTACTAGAACACATTAAAGGACCTGACTTTCCCACTGGGGGCGAAATCTTTGACATCAATGCCATCAGAGAGGTATATACCACCGGTCGAGGCCGCATCATCATTCGCGCCGTTGCCCAAATTGTTGAAAAAAAGAATCACTACGCCATCCAAGTTACCGAACTACCATTCCAGGTTAATAAAGCGAACTTAATCGCCAAGATAGCTGACCTTGTCCGCAAAAAGAAAATTGATGGTATCTCAGACATTCGCGACGAATCCGATCGAAGAGGCTTAACCATAGCTATTGAGTTGAAGAAAGACGCCGTTCCTAAAAAGGTCTTAAACAATCTCTACAAACAAACCGAACTACAAACCTCCTTCCCCGCCAATTTTGTTGCTTTAGCCAGCGACATGCACCCCCGGTTAATGACTCTTAAGCAGATTCTTAATGAATATGTCCAACATCGCCAACTCGTCATCGTTCGCCGCTCCCAGTACGAACTAAGATCAGCCAGGGCTAGAGCCCACATTCTTGAAGGACTTCTTAAAGCTCTTGACCATATTGACGAAATCATCCAGACCATCAAGAAAAGCCCTGACTCAGAAACAGCCAAGACCAACCTTATGGACAAATTTGGCTTCACCGAAATCCAAGCCCAAGCCATTCTCGACATGCAGCTTCGCAAACTAGCTGCCCTCGAACGCCAAAAGATTCAAGATGAATATGACGAGCTCATGAAACGAATTGACACCCTCCTTAAACTCATCACCAACACTGGAAATATCTTAAACACCATTATCAGCGAGCTAAACGAATTAGTCACCACCTATGGCGATGACCGAAGAACCATTGTTCACAAGAACGCTGTCGACGAATTTAGCGATGAAGACTTAATTGCCAAGGAAGAAACCATCGTTACACTAACCAAAACTGGTTACATCAAGCGCATGCCCCCCGCTACCTTCAGAAGCCAACGTCGTGGTGGTAAAGGTGTCGCTGGTATGACCAAAAAAGAAGAAGACGAGATGCACCTGCTGTTAGCCGCCAGTACTCACGACCACCTGCTTGTTTTCACCAACAAAGGTCAGGTTCACTTACTCCGTGTCTGGGATGTTCCCGAAGGCAGCCGTACCTCAAAAGGACAAGCTGTTGTTAATCTAATTAACATCAATCCGGAGGAAAAAATCCAAGCTATTCTAGCCGTTCCTGAAAAAATCGAAGATCTAGGCGACCAGTTCTTCTTCTTCACCACTCGCTCAGGACTGGTCAAACGCACCTCAATCAAACAGTTCAAAAACATCAAAAGCAACGGTCTTATAGCCATTAGCCTAAAAAACAATGATGAGTTAGTCTGGGTTAAACAAACCCTAGGCTCCGACCATATTCTTTTAGTCACCAAGCACGGCAAATCCATCCGCTTCCCAGAAACTGACGTTAGACCCACAGGTCGAGACACCATGGGAGTTCGCGGTATTACTCTCCACCAAGATGACTATGTTCTTGGTATGGAAACCTTTGCCCCCACCTTCACTCCTCCTCAAGACAAGCGCCGCAAATACTTCAGAGACTTGCTCATCGTCACCAGCCATGGCATTGGTAAACGTACTCCACTTGAGGAATACCCAACCCAGAAACGTGGCGGCCAAGGGGTCAAAGTCGCTACTCTTAACAACAAAACTGGTGACATAGCCGGAGCTATGATGGTCACCCAGACTGCCGAGTATCTCATCATTACGACCAAGGAGGCCCAGGCCATCAAGTTACCTATCAAAAACATCCCTCAACTTAAACGGCCTACTCAGGGCGTGATCTTAATGCGCCCCAAATCAGGCGATGCCGTGGCCGCTACCACTATCATCGACCAAACGACCACCGAGTAG
- a CDS encoding ribonuclease H-like domain-containing protein: MITIKTLKAGTYITDHPFAITNVTQKTTKNNTPYLQVTLSDPTGQLEAKVWNDAFDDVTLEVGKIALVTGRVGEYQGKIDLNIQKASIDSSLNFTDHLSTIPTMIFDIETVGKPFDELEAWDQDYFLNRIEGQTDEEEAKTKTGLYSLYGFVQAIGLINQEGRGEVLALTDQKLKNSNPSFTYSTFANEKDLLTKFWGLTQEYQRFVTYNGRGFDWPFLIIRSGINRVKVPMEIDHYNKHKFIDLADHLRQGGRQFKLEAFCRAFGITNPKEKGVSGLLVSQLYYEKNHQAIADYVSRDVISTKELYDIWHQYLSGHLNF, from the coding sequence ATGATTACCATCAAAACTCTTAAAGCCGGAACCTATATTACCGACCATCCATTCGCCATCACTAATGTCACTCAAAAAACCACCAAAAACAACACCCCATATCTTCAAGTCACCCTAAGCGACCCAACTGGTCAACTAGAAGCCAAAGTCTGGAACGATGCCTTTGATGATGTTACTCTTGAAGTTGGCAAAATTGCCCTTGTCACCGGTCGAGTAGGGGAGTACCAGGGCAAAATCGACCTCAATATCCAAAAAGCCAGCATCGACTCTTCATTAAACTTCACCGACCATCTCTCCACCATTCCCACCATGATCTTCGACATCGAAACAGTCGGCAAGCCTTTTGATGAACTAGAGGCCTGGGACCAAGACTATTTTCTAAACCGCATCGAGGGCCAAACTGATGAGGAGGAAGCCAAAACCAAAACCGGCCTGTATTCCCTCTATGGGTTTGTTCAGGCTATTGGCCTGATCAATCAAGAGGGTAGGGGAGAGGTCCTTGCCTTAACTGACCAAAAACTCAAAAACTCCAATCCCAGCTTTACCTACTCAACCTTTGCCAATGAAAAAGACTTACTTACCAAATTCTGGGGCCTTACCCAAGAATATCAGCGCTTCGTCACCTACAACGGTAGGGGATTCGACTGGCCTTTTTTAATCATTCGCTCAGGTATTAACCGCGTCAAAGTCCCCATGGAAATCGACCACTACAATAAGCATAAATTCATTGATTTAGCTGACCATCTTCGCCAAGGAGGTAGACAATTTAAACTAGAAGCCTTTTGCCGAGCCTTTGGCATCACTAATCCTAAGGAAAAAGGTGTCTCGGGTTTACTGGTCAGCCAACTCTATTACGAAAAAAACCATCAAGCCATCGCTGACTATGTTTCCCGCGACGTTATCTCCACCAAAGAACTCTACGATATCTGGCATCAATATCTCTCCGGTCATCTAAATTTTTAA
- a CDS encoding UDP-N-acetylglucosamine 1-carboxyvinyltransferase produces MSDTVSIIGGKPLIGTVTPIPNKNSLIPALPAALLTDQPVVYHHVPATSDVEKILEILKLLGVKVTRQLDTVTLQAKNLKTHKVDRQLGEQFRGSLMFAGPLLARLGKAQIPLPGGCLLGFRSITTHLDAFKAAGVKIKLADNHVILTAPKKPSPHLRIWQMEASVTATENLLMYLSGLSTQTELIEAACEPHVTDLENLLVNMGAKIQGIGSNRLVIKGSPKLNGAQFTPSPDFVDIAGYMVAAGITDGRITIKNANLPDIVDGLIRWMSAFGIKVTRQNKDLVVSLNKHGLALDPESNLPLSAPQLPKLSPRPWPGFPVDVIPVMATLASKTKGRLLLQNWMYENGFEFVRELNSLGADIFISDPQRLIITGPVTFKGGEVSPPSVIQATKAIFLAALADPVTTTIHGVDILRRRYPDIFSVYRQLGASITTV; encoded by the coding sequence ATGAGCGACACAGTTAGCATCATCGGGGGTAAACCTTTAATCGGCACCGTCACCCCCATACCCAACAAAAATAGCCTCATACCAGCCCTCCCAGCTGCTCTTCTAACCGACCAGCCAGTTGTCTACCATCATGTTCCCGCCACCAGTGACGTTGAAAAAATCCTTGAGATCCTCAAGCTTCTAGGTGTAAAAGTCACCCGCCAACTAGACACAGTTACACTACAAGCCAAAAACTTAAAAACCCACAAGGTTGACCGCCAGCTAGGTGAGCAATTTCGTGGATCGCTCATGTTTGCCGGCCCCTTGCTTGCCCGTTTGGGCAAAGCTCAGATTCCACTTCCTGGTGGCTGTCTGCTTGGTTTCCGTTCCATCACCACTCACCTTGATGCCTTTAAAGCAGCTGGAGTCAAGATCAAACTAGCCGACAATCATGTCATCCTAACTGCACCCAAAAAACCATCCCCCCATTTACGTATCTGGCAAATGGAAGCCAGTGTTACCGCTACTGAAAATCTCTTAATGTATCTCTCAGGTCTATCTACTCAAACAGAACTTATTGAGGCTGCCTGCGAACCACATGTAACCGATCTTGAAAATCTACTTGTTAACATGGGTGCCAAAATCCAAGGAATCGGCTCAAATCGTCTTGTTATCAAAGGCTCACCCAAACTAAATGGAGCCCAGTTCACTCCCAGTCCTGACTTTGTTGATATTGCTGGATACATGGTAGCTGCAGGTATAACCGACGGACGCATTACCATCAAAAACGCCAACCTGCCTGATATCGTCGACGGACTCATCCGTTGGATGTCTGCCTTTGGCATCAAAGTTACCCGCCAAAACAAGGATCTTGTTGTCTCGCTTAACAAACATGGTTTGGCTCTTGACCCAGAATCCAACCTACCCTTATCAGCCCCCCAACTACCCAAATTAAGCCCCAGGCCCTGGCCAGGCTTTCCTGTTGATGTCATCCCTGTTATGGCCACTTTAGCCAGCAAAACTAAAGGGCGTCTACTTCTTCAAAACTGGATGTATGAAAATGGTTTTGAGTTCGTCAGAGAACTAAATAGCCTTGGTGCCGACATCTTTATCAGCGACCCCCAACGACTTATCATCACCGGACCAGTTACCTTCAAAGGTGGGGAGGTCAGTCCTCCCTCAGTCATCCAAGCCACCAAGGCTATCTTTCTAGCTGCTCTAGCCGATCCTGTCACCACTACCATTCACGGAGTAGACATACTTCGCCGGCGCTATCCTGATATATTCTCAGTTTACCGTCAGCTTGGTGCATCAATCACTACAGTCTAA